From the genome of Corallococcus soli:
CGAGTGCGGACCCAGGCGGCGTACCTGGGGCCGGGCGAGTACCGCATCCTGCTGGACGAGGTCCCCGCTGGTGGTGGGGTGGTGCAGCCCGGTGCCCTCTATGCGCTCGTGCCGCCCGGGGAGCTGGCCTTCCTGGAGGTCCAGGCGGAGGCCTCCGTGGAGCCGGCCACCGGCCGTTCCATCAGCCGCGTCGGAGAAGGGGCCCGCTCCCGGCTGGACATGGCCCAGGTGCCCGTGCGCAGGCCCTCGGAGCTCATCGCGGACCACCTGCGTGCCGTGCTCCGCCTGCGCGCCGCCGCGCTGCTGGGGCTCCAGGAGGTGCAGGGCCTCCTGGAGGGGCTGGAGGCCCAGGCGCCCGTGCTGGTGAAGGAGGCGCTGCAGAAGGTGCCGCTGCCGCTGCTGGTGGACGTGCTGCGACGGCTCGTGCAGGAGCAGGTGAGCATCCGGGACCTGCGCGCCATCCTGGAGGCCCTGGTGGCCCCCACCACTGAAGGGGACGCGACCGCCCTGGCCGAGCGCTGCCGTCAGGCCCTGCACCGCTACCTGAGCCACCAGTTCGCGCCCACGGGCCCGCTGTACGCGTACCTCGTGGATCCGGAGGTGGAGGAGGTGCTGCGCGCCAGCGGGCCCCGGGGGCCGTCACCGGAGCCGGAGCGTGTCGTCGAAATCCTGGAGGGGGTCCGGCAGATCGCCACCGGCGGCCGGGCGGTGCTGCTCACGGCCCCGGACGTCCGCAGGCCGCTGCGCAAGCTGTGCGAAGGCCCCTTCCCGGACGTGGCGGTGCTCACCTACGGCGAACTGGACGGAGACCTGCAGATTCGCCCCATCGGCCGGCTGACGCCGGTCGCCGTGGGGCGGTGAGGCCCGGCCCTAGAGGGTCCCGGTGCCGCTGCTGCCCTTGAACTCGGAGGACGGCAGGTCCGACTGGGCCTGGAGGGGAGCGGGACGGTTGACGCGGTCGCGCAGTTCCTTGCCCGTGCGAAAGAGCAGGCCGCGCTTGGGCTTCACCGGGATGACCTGGCCCGTCTTCGGGTTGCGGCCCTGGTAGCCCTGGTAGTTCTTCACGTGGAAGGCGCCGAGCCCGCGAATCTCGATGTTCTCGCCGCGGCAGAGCGCGTCCTTCATCGACTCGAAGATCGTCTCGATGGTTGCTTCAGCCTGCTTCTGGGTCACGCCTCGTTTGGCGACGAGGATGTTGATCAGATCGGACTTGAGCATCGGACGCTCCCGCAAACCCCGTGACCCCTTGGTGACAGGGCTCTGTGGCCCGTGGTCGAGTCCCGAATACATAACAGAACACCTCCTCCTTGCAAGCCGGGTAGGCTCCCAACCCTCTAAAAACGTTACGGATTTCCGCTGCCAGCCGCTGCCTTGGGTGCCTCCGGGGCGGGCGGGTCGAGCAGCCCCGGACGCAGGGGCGTCACGAGGTCCATCCACCGCGTGCGGCGCAGCAGGTCCACCCCGGCACAGTCGGCCGCCTGGAACAGGGGCTCGAATTGCTCGAAGCCCGGAGCCCGGGGGCCCGTCCAGGTTTCGGGGCCTCCGGAGATCATCACGCCGTGCACCGCGAGCGTCGTGTCCGCGAGCGTCAGCTCGGCCGGGTCCCTCGCCGGTCGCAGCCCTCCCCGGCGCCCCCGCTCCAACAGGCGGGCTTCCACCAGCCGGTCGACGACCTCGTGCACCAGCGACTCGGGCACGCGCAGGTGCGTGGCCAGCTCCCGCGGCAGGGGCGGCGTGCGCCCATCCACCCAGCACAGGGTGACGTCCTGGGCGACACGGGCGGCCACCAGCTCGTACGCGCGGGGATGGGTGCCGAAGGCGAAGAGCGAGTCGCGGAAGGAGACGTGCTCCACCGCGTAGGACAGCCGGGCGCCGAACAGCATCACCAGCCAGCTCACGTACACCCAGGCGAGGAACAGGGGCAGGGCGCCCAGGGACGCGTAGAGCGGATTGTAGAGGAAGCTGCGCGCGGCGAACTCGGCGTACACCTGCTTCGCCAGCATCCACCCCACGCCGGCCACCAGCCCGCCCGCCAGCGCCGAGCGCACGCGCACATGGGCGAAGGGCGTCCAGAGGTACAGCAGCGTCAGGCTGCCGATGGCGATGAGCATGGTGCCCAGCGCGATGAACAGCGGCGCGGTCGGCGCGTACATCTGCAGCAGCACGCGCACCCGGCCCGTGCCCGAGAAGGAGATGGCCAGGAAGATGGGGCCCAGCAGCAGCAGGCCCGCGTAGATGGACAGGCGCGTCAGCCAGGGGCGCTGGCGCCGGATGCCCCACAGCTCGTTCACCGCGCCGTCGATGTGGCGCAAGAGCGAGCCCGCCGACAACAGCACCGCGAGGAAGCCCACGCTGCCCACGGCGATGGAGCTGCCCGGGTGCAGGAACCGGTCGAGCAGGGCGGCGGACTCCTCGCTGACCCCCGGCGCCAGGACCTCGGAGATGACGAAGCGCAGCTTCCGCTGGAACTGCTCCTGGTGGAGCGTGCGCAGCAGCACGAGCCCCACCGTCAGCAGTGGCACCAGCGAGAACATGCTGATGTACGTGAGCGCCGCGGCGCGAAGGCGCAGGTTCTCGCCCATGAAGCCGCGCGCCACCGTGCGCGCCGCGAGGAGGATGTCCGCCGCGAACCGGCCGCCGGACGTACCCGCCACCGGAGCCCACACGCGGGACACCGTCGCGCGCGCCCAGGCCCGCAGCCGGACCAGCCCCTGCCGATAGCGCCACCCCAGGCCCCGCGTCACACGCACGGCGCCCTCCAGGCGCGTTCCCGCCCGGACGAGGGCAGGCCACCGGGGTCCAGCGGCGTACGGAGGCGCGGAAGGGGGCGGGTCATCCCGGGCGATTCAGAGGGACCGACGGGCGACGACTCCCCCCGGTGTGGAAGTGCCACCGTAACCAAACTCGGGCCCGGGGGACCAGCCCACCCGCCACCGGATGTGGACCCCACCACGCTGTCCGCGAAACCCCTGTGCCTGGTCGGCCGCTGGACAGGTGACCGGACGAACGCACAGCGAAGCGCGGTGTCCCACGTCCGCGGGCCCTCCCTGGTGCCCTCCGGGCAAAAGAGAAAGCCCGGCGGGGATGCACCCCACCGGGCCTTCGCTGTCACTCGCAGACCGCGCTCAAGGCGCGGTGCCGCTCACCGGCTCAACCTTCGCTGCCCCCGCCGGACGACTCCGAGGAGCCTCCGCCGGATGCTGCGGGAGGCGTGCCACCGGAGCCCCCGCCGTTGTTGCCGGAGCCTCCCTGCGAACCCCCGCGCTCGGACCGTTCACCGCCCCGGCCTTCACCGCCGCGACGCTGCTCGCGCTCGCCACCACCCCGGTTGCGGTCGCCACCACCACCACCACCGCCGCCGCGCTCGGGACGCCGGCCTTCGCGACGGTCGCCCCCGCCGCGCTCGCCACCACCACCGCCACCGCCCCCGCCACCGCCACGGGCCTCCGCGCCGCGCTCGCCACCGCCGCCGGCACCGCCGCCACGGTCCCGGTCGCGTCCACGCCGGCCCTGGTCCTGGCGTCCGCCACCGCCGCCGCCGCCACCACCGCCGTAGGCGTTCTCCGGGCGGCGCTGCTGCATCGCCAGCTCGCCATCCCCGGAGCCCGGCGACGAGGCCACCTTGTGCTCGGGGCCCGTGGCCGACCGGCCGTAGATGTCGTACTGCTCGCGGTGGTAGTTCTGCTGCGCCTTCACCTGGATGGACTTGTTGTAGCGGTCCATCAGGTGCCGCAGTTCGTTGCGCTCCTCGCCCTGGAGCAGCCGCGCGACCTCCGCGTTGCAGTTGATGACGAGCGTGGAGTCCTTGTAGCCCGGCGCCTCGCGGCGGATCTCCCGGAAGATTTCGTACGCCACCGTGGTGGCCGTCTTCACGAAGCCCTTGCCGTCGCAGTAGGGGCAGTCCTCGTGCAGCACGCGGCCAATGGACTCGCGCACGCGCTTGCGCGTCATCTCCACCAGGCCCAGCTCGGAGATGCGCAGCACGTTCGTCTTGGCCTTGTCACGGCCCAGCGCTTCCTGCAGCGACTTGAAGACCTTGTCGCGGTTCTGCGCCTTCTCCATGTCGATGAAGTCGCAGATGATGATGCCGCCGATGTTGCGCAGCCGCAGCTGGTAGACGATCTCCTTGGCGGCCTCGACGTTGATCTTGGTGATGGTCTCCTCGAGGCTCTTCTTGCCGACGTAGCGGCCCGAGTTGACGTCGATGGCGGTGAGCGCCTCCGCCTGATCGATGATGAGGTAGCCGCCGCTCTTCAGCCACACCTTGCGCTGGGTGGCGCGCTGCAACTCCTGCTCGATGCCGTAGGCGTCGAAGACGGGCTCGTCCGTCTCGTGCAGCACCACGCGGTCGCGCAGCGCCGGGTCCTGCGCGGTGACGAAGCCCTGGATGCGCTCGTACTCCTCCGCGTCGTCCACGACGAGCTTCTCCACGTCGTGGGCGAACAGGTCGCGCGTGGCGCGCAGGATGAGGTCCAGGTCGGGGTGCAGCAGGCCCGGTCCGCCGCGCTTCTCGTTGCGGCGCACCACCTGGTTCCACACCTCGATGAGGAACCGGATGTCGCTCTCCAGCTTCTCCTGGGGAACGTTCTCCGCCACCGTGCGCACGATGAAGCCCGTGCCGGGCGGCCTCAGCCGGTCCACGATGTCACGCAGCCGTCGGCGCTCCTTCTCGTTGGAGATGCGGCGGCTGATGCCCACGTGGTCCACCGTGGGCATGAACACCAGGTGACGGCCCGGGATGGAGATGTGCGAGGTGAGCCGCGCACCCTTGGTGCCGATGGGGTCCTTGGAGATCTGGACCACCACCTCCTGGCCGACCTTCAGCAGGTCCTCGATCTTGTCCGTCTTGCGCTGCTTGGGCTTCTCCTTGTCGTCGTCGCGCTTCTCGCGACGGGGAGGGCCCTCCTGGCGGCGCTTGTCCTTGTCCTTCTCGCGGCCTTCCCGGGCGCGCGGCTCGCGGGCCTCCCGGGCCTCGCGCGGCGTGCGGCGCTCGCCGGAGACCTCACCCGGACGCGCGGTTTCGGTGGCGGCGGGGGAGGGGATGAGGTCGCCCAGGACGGCGGCGTGCGGAGGCGGCTCGGCGGCTTCGGGAGCGCCTTCGCCAGCCTGCGCGCCGTGGCCCTCGGCGAGGGTGGCGACCGTGACGGTCTCCGAGGGCGTCTCCTGCACCAGCACGGGGGCCGCGTCCGCCGGGACGCCGGCGTCCGACAGCGGCACCGCCACGGAGGCGGTGGACACCGTGACCTGCGTCTCCTCGATGACGAAGGCCTGGGGCAGCTCGGCCTCCGGCACCGGAGCCTCGACCTGCGCGGTCTGGGCCTGGGGCTCGGCGGCGGGCGCGTCCCCGGCGGGGGCGGCCTGCGTGTCCGTGGTCGCCTCGGTGGAGGCCTCCGGAGCGGCTTGCGGCGCCGCGTGGGACTGGACGTCCAGCGCCAGCGCGGTGTCGTGCGGAAACGACGGCTCCTTCGCCACGGGGGCCCCAGCGGCCTCCGTGCTGGCCGGCAGCGTGTGGGCGCCCTTGTCCGGCACCGTGACCGCGGCGGCCTCCAGGGTGTCGGCCTCGGATTCGGTGGGGACCTCCGGCGCGTCCTCGTGCTCGCCCTCGGTCAATTCGAACTGGGCGCGGGCGAAGTCCGGGTCGTAGACGACGTCGCTGACGTACAGGAAGGCGGCCTTCTCCAACCCGATGTCGACAAAAGCCGCCTGCATGCCCGGGAGCACCCGGACGACACGGCCCTTGTAGATGTTTCCGACGACGCCCTTGTCCTTCTTACGCTCGAGGTAGAACTCCGCGATATGGCCGCCCTCTACGAGCGCCACCCGGGTCTCCCGACCCGCGGCATTGATGACGAGCACACTGCTCATGGATGAATCCTGGAAGCGCGCGCGGTAGGGGGGACCTCACCGGACGGGGGGCGGCAAGGAGCCACACCTCCGAGCACGCTGCGAGGGGAGCGGCGGTCGGTGACCCTCCGACGTGTGGACGCCCACCGGACTCACCGGAGGGAGAACGCATCGCCTGGGTGAGGGCCGAGGACATCACCGCCTGCTCCTCCGAGTTCATGTCGCCCCGCATTGCGACCGGCACCGTGCCGGGCGGGGCTGCTTCTCTTCAAGCGCTCGAGGCCTCCACCACGCCCGTGCCGTCCGCCCCCTCTTCCACACCCGGTCGGTGCCCATCGTGGGCCACCTTGGGGGGGCGTCTGGGGGCCCCGGAGCAGCAGGGACGTCCGGAAGAGACCGGAAGCGCAACCCGTCGAAATTCCTGCCTGGGCCTGATGTCCCGCCAACGCGGGGCGTCACACAACCACCCAGAAACACGGAGAGTTTTCCACGCCCCTCCAGGTGTGTAAAGGCAAGAAGCGCCCGTTCATCCACTGTCGGGCAGAAGGCCCCGGGGCCCGGCCCCAGGGCATCCAGGCCGGAACGGAGCCGACCCGGGGGCTTGGATGGGGCCCCTCAGGCCTGGGCGGGGGCCTGCTTGCGGCCCTCGGGCTTGTCCAGCTTGCCGCGCGGCCGGCGCACCAGCCGCAGGGCGGTCCACGTCTCGTCGATGACGCAGATCTTGTTGTCCACCAGCCCGATGTCGAGCGCCGCGTGCCGCACGAAGTCCTCGGACAGGCGCGTCCGGGCGCCCTCGGCGGTGGCCCAGCACACCCAGATGCCACCGGTGAGGGTGGTGGCGCGCGACAGCGCGGGCAGCCGCTGCACCAGGTCCGTGGCGTCCGTGGTGAAGAAGAGGATGACGTCCAGGCCCGTCTGGGCGGTGACCAGGAACTCCACCCCGTCCGGCAGCGGGTTGAGCTTCTGCACGAAGCCCCGGGGGGGGTTGATGATGGAAACCTTGGAGCCGGACCGGATGCCCAGCATGGCCGGCAGGGACGCGAAGGCGTAGGGCGTCATGAGGTGCGCTCCACCGTGAAGGTGCGGAACTCGCCAGTGGCGTCGCCGTCGGTGCGCGCCACGTGGGTGACGCGCGCCAGGCGGGGGCCCTGGTGGCACCAGCTTACGAAGACTTCCAGCGCGGCGGGCTCGCCTTCCACCGTGGCCTCCACGGAGCTGTCGCTCCGGTTGCGCACCCAGCCGCTCAGGCCCAGCCGCAGCGCTTCGGCGCGGGAGCTCTCCCGGAAGGAGACCCCCTGGACCGTGCCCTGGATGCGCAGGGTCGCCCGGCGCTGCGTGCTCATGCCTTGGGCCTCATGCTCGTGCGTTGCCTTCTAGCATCTGGAGGAACGCCTGCTCATCCAGGATTCTTACCCCGAGTTCCTCCGCCTTCTTCAGCTTGGAGCCCGCGTCCTCGCCCGCCACGACGAAATCGGTCTTGCGCGAGACACTTCCGGACACCTTGCCGCCCCGCCGCTCGACTTCCTCCTTGGCCTGCTCGCGCGCCATCCCGACCATGGTCCCGGTGAGCACCACCGTCTTGCCCACGAAGGGCCCGCCGGTGGAGACCGCCGGCGGCGCCGGCTCCACGCCCGCGTCCAGCAGGGACTGGATGGTGGCCTGATTCTGCGGCTCCTGGAAGAAGGTATGGATGACCTGGGCCATCACCGGGCCCACGTCCTTCACCCGGCTGATGTCCTCCAGGCTCGCGGTGAAGAGCGCCTTCACCTGGGGGAACGCCTCCGCCAGCGCCCGGGCCGTGGAGTCGCCCACGTGGCGGATGCCCAGCGAGAACAGGAAGCGGCGCTGCGTGGTCTGCTTGGAGGCCGCGATGGAGGCCAGCAGGTTCTCCGCGCTCTTCTCCCCCATGCGCTCCAGCTTCAGGAGCGACTCCTTCGTCAGCGCGAAGAGGTCCGCGAACGTCTTCACCTGGCCGGACGTCACCAGCTGCGTGGCCAGCTTGTCCCCCAGGCCCTCGATGTCCATCGCCGTGCGGCTGGCGAAGTGGCGCACCTTCTCCACCAACTGCGCGGGGCAGGACGCGCCCGTGCAGCGGATGATGGCGCCGTCCTCGTCCTTCGCCGCCACCGCGCCGCACACCGGGCAGTGGGTGGGGAAGGTGAAGGGCTGGGAGTCCTCCGGGCGCTTGGACAGCACCACGGTGACGATCTCTGGAATCACGTCCCCGGCGCGGCGCACGAAGACGGTGTCGCCCCGGCGCACGTCCTTGCGGCGCAGCTCGTCCTCGTTGTGCAGCGTGGCGCGCGACACCATCACGCCGCCCACCTTCACCGGCTTCAGGTGCGCCACCGGCGTCAGCGCGCCCGTGCGGCCCACCTGGATGCCAATGTCCTGCACCAGCGTGGACTCCTCCTCCGGCGGGAACTTGTAGGCCACCGCCCAGCGCGGGCTCTTGGACACCTGGCCCAGGCGGCGGCGCAGGTCCTCGTCGTCCACCTTCACCACCATGCCGTCCACCTCGAAGGGCAGGGCGTGGCGGCCCTTGAGGGACTCGTCGTAGCGCTGGCGGATGCCGTCGGCGCCCAGGGCCGGCTGGGAGTGGTTGACCGGCAGGCCGAGCGTCTTCAGGTACTCCAGCTTCTCCGTGTGCGTCTTGAACGCGGGCAGGCCGTCGCTGGGGCCGCACTCGTACAGGTACACGGAGAGGGGCCGGGCCGCGGTCTCCTTGGGATCCAACTGGCGCAGGCTGCCCGCGGCGGCGTTGCGCGGGTTGGCGAAGAGCGACTCGCCCTGCTCCTCGCGCTTCTCGTTGAGCTTGCGGAAGTCCTCCTTGCGGATGAAGACCTCGCCGCGCACCTCCAGCCGCTTCGGCACCTTCACGCCGTCCTGGGGGAACAGCTCCAGGGGCAGGCTCTTGATGGTGCGCAGGTTGGACGTGACGTCCTCGCCCGTGGTGCCGTCGCCCCGGGTGGCGCCCTGCACGAAGCGGCCGTCCTCGAAGCGCAGCGAGATGGCCAGCCCGTCCAGCTTGGGCTCGCACACGTAGCCCACCTGCGTGAGGCCCGTCAGCTTGCGCACGCGGTCGTCGAACTCCGTGAGCCCCTCGTCGTCGAAGATGTTCGCCAGCGACAGCATCTGCGCGCTGTGCACCACCTGCCCGAAGTCCTCCACCGCCGCGCCGCCCACGCGCTGGGTGGGCGAGTCCGGCGTGGCGAGCTGGGGGTACTTCTCCTCCAGCGCCTGCAGCTCCCGCATCAGGGTGTCGTACTGCGCGTCGCTGATCTCCGGCGCGTCGAGCACGTAGTAGCGGTGGTTGTGGTGGGCCAGCTCCTGACGGAGCGCTCGGGCGCGGGCTTCGGCTTTCGGGAAGGTGTCCACGGGGTGGTTTCCTACTCCAATTCAGCGGCGCGGCCAGGATGCGCGCGCCCGTCCTGGGAGGAGGACCACTCTAGCGAGCCCACCTGACAGGACCGCTCCACGAGGGGCCGGCAGGGCCCCGTCCCCCTCCGCGCGTTGCCAACCTCCTGCGTTGGACCCGCGAACCCCTCCCACCGTGGCGCGACCGCGTCCAGGGATGGGAAGGGCTCCCCGGGGACGCGTGTTTCATCCCACGAGGGGGCCTCGCGCACCCCAGTAGCCCCGAATTTCAGCTACATAGCGGATTACTTGTTCGCAATACCCCCTCCCTCCGGTGCAACCCCCTGAAAAACGGGGTGGTGCAAGGCACGGATGCCTTGACAGCTCTGGAGGGGGTCAATAGTTTCCTGAGCGGTTCCTGGCGCAGGGGTCCCCCCGCGCCGTCTCTTCCCAACCACAGGCCCACGCGCCCTCCGGTCCCGTCCAGGGACCCGGGTGGTGCTGCCCTCCTGGAAGGTGCTTCCGAGCGCCGCGCGGACGGACAACGTCCCGCGTACAGCCTGCCCGAGCCTTCGGGCGATTCCCCCCACTTTCCGTCTGCTGACCGTCATGGCCAAAGCCCGTTCCCCCCGAGAGAAGGTAGTCGAGCCCCCGTTTGTCGCCGCGGAGGAGAAGCCCCGCCGCAAGCGCGCGGCGGCGAAGGAGGCGGAGAAGCCCGCGCCGCGCTCTCGCCGCGCCCCGGCCCGCCGTGAAGAGGCGCCCGTGGAGGAGGCTCCGGAGGTGGTCGCGGAGGCCCCGCGCCCGGTCCTCACGCCCATCTCCCGCCCCGTGCGCGACGACGAGCTCCAGGAGATCCGCGCGGAGGAGCCCGAGGACACCGCGTCCGCGACGCCCGCCCCGCAGGAGTCCGCCGAGTCCCCCGCCATCACGGAAGTCGACCG
Proteins encoded in this window:
- a CDS encoding HU family DNA-binding protein, whose amino-acid sequence is MLKSDLINILVAKRGVTQKQAEATIETIFESMKDALCRGENIEIRGLGAFHVKNYQGYQGRNPKTGQVIPVKPKRGLLFRTGKELRDRVNRPAPLQAQSDLPSSEFKGSSGTGTL
- a CDS encoding YhjD/YihY/BrkB family envelope integrity protein, whose protein sequence is MVRLRAWARATVSRVWAPVAGTSGGRFAADILLAARTVARGFMGENLRLRAAALTYISMFSLVPLLTVGLVLLRTLHQEQFQRKLRFVISEVLAPGVSEESAALLDRFLHPGSSIAVGSVGFLAVLLSAGSLLRHIDGAVNELWGIRRQRPWLTRLSIYAGLLLLGPIFLAISFSGTGRVRVLLQMYAPTAPLFIALGTMLIAIGSLTLLYLWTPFAHVRVRSALAGGLVAGVGWMLAKQVYAEFAARSFLYNPLYASLGALPLFLAWVYVSWLVMLFGARLSYAVEHVSFRDSLFAFGTHPRAYELVAARVAQDVTLCWVDGRTPPLPRELATHLRVPESLVHEVVDRLVEARLLERGRRGGLRPARDPAELTLADTTLAVHGVMISGGPETWTGPRAPGFEQFEPLFQAADCAGVDLLRRTRWMDLVTPLRPGLLDPPAPEAPKAAAGSGNP
- a CDS encoding Rne/Rng family ribonuclease: MSSVLVINAAGRETRVALVEGGHIAEFYLERKKDKGVVGNIYKGRVVRVLPGMQAAFVDIGLEKAAFLYVSDVVYDPDFARAQFELTEGEHEDAPEVPTESEADTLEAAAVTVPDKGAHTLPASTEAAGAPVAKEPSFPHDTALALDVQSHAAPQAAPEASTEATTDTQAAPAGDAPAAEPQAQTAQVEAPVPEAELPQAFVIEETQVTVSTASVAVPLSDAGVPADAAPVLVQETPSETVTVATLAEGHGAQAGEGAPEAAEPPPHAAVLGDLIPSPAATETARPGEVSGERRTPREAREAREPRAREGREKDKDKRRQEGPPRREKRDDDKEKPKQRKTDKIEDLLKVGQEVVVQISKDPIGTKGARLTSHISIPGRHLVFMPTVDHVGISRRISNEKERRRLRDIVDRLRPPGTGFIVRTVAENVPQEKLESDIRFLIEVWNQVVRRNEKRGGPGLLHPDLDLILRATRDLFAHDVEKLVVDDAEEYERIQGFVTAQDPALRDRVVLHETDEPVFDAYGIEQELQRATQRKVWLKSGGYLIIDQAEALTAIDVNSGRYVGKKSLEETITKINVEAAKEIVYQLRLRNIGGIIICDFIDMEKAQNRDKVFKSLQEALGRDKAKTNVLRISELGLVEMTRKRVRESIGRVLHEDCPYCDGKGFVKTATTVAYEIFREIRREAPGYKDSTLVINCNAEVARLLQGEERNELRHLMDRYNKSIQVKAQQNYHREQYDIYGRSATGPEHKVASSPGSGDGELAMQQRRPENAYGGGGGGGGGGRQDQGRRGRDRDRGGGAGGGGERGAEARGGGGGGGGGGGERGGGDRREGRRPERGGGGGGGGDRNRGGGEREQRRGGEGRGGERSERGGSQGGSGNNGGGSGGTPPAASGGGSSESSGGGSEG
- a CDS encoding DUF3052 family protein, which produces MTPYAFASLPAMLGIRSGSKVSIINPPRGFVQKLNPLPDGVEFLVTAQTGLDVILFFTTDATDLVQRLPALSRATTLTGGIWVCWATAEGARTRLSEDFVRHAALDIGLVDNKICVIDETWTALRLVRRPRGKLDKPEGRKQAPAQA
- a CDS encoding acylphosphatase; translated protein: MSTQRRATLRIQGTVQGVSFRESSRAEALRLGLSGWVRNRSDSSVEATVEGEPAALEVFVSWCHQGPRLARVTHVARTDGDATGEFRTFTVERTS
- the ligA gene encoding NAD-dependent DNA ligase LigA; protein product: MDTFPKAEARARALRQELAHHNHRYYVLDAPEISDAQYDTLMRELQALEEKYPQLATPDSPTQRVGGAAVEDFGQVVHSAQMLSLANIFDDEGLTEFDDRVRKLTGLTQVGYVCEPKLDGLAISLRFEDGRFVQGATRGDGTTGEDVTSNLRTIKSLPLELFPQDGVKVPKRLEVRGEVFIRKEDFRKLNEKREEQGESLFANPRNAAAGSLRQLDPKETAARPLSVYLYECGPSDGLPAFKTHTEKLEYLKTLGLPVNHSQPALGADGIRQRYDESLKGRHALPFEVDGMVVKVDDEDLRRRLGQVSKSPRWAVAYKFPPEEESTLVQDIGIQVGRTGALTPVAHLKPVKVGGVMVSRATLHNEDELRRKDVRRGDTVFVRRAGDVIPEIVTVVLSKRPEDSQPFTFPTHCPVCGAVAAKDEDGAIIRCTGASCPAQLVEKVRHFASRTAMDIEGLGDKLATQLVTSGQVKTFADLFALTKESLLKLERMGEKSAENLLASIAASKQTTQRRFLFSLGIRHVGDSTARALAEAFPQVKALFTASLEDISRVKDVGPVMAQVIHTFFQEPQNQATIQSLLDAGVEPAPPAVSTGGPFVGKTVVLTGTMVGMAREQAKEEVERRGGKVSGSVSRKTDFVVAGEDAGSKLKKAEELGVRILDEQAFLQMLEGNARA